TAATTTAATTTCTGCTGAGTAGCGCCATTCTAAGAAGGGACGGAAACCACAATGTAAAGCGACTAAGCGCAGTCTTAGAGCTGGAGAATCTCCTAGTGCTTTTAACAAATCCACTAATTCCTTTCGTTCCGCACTTGTAAATAGAGGACGGAAACAGTAAGGGGCATGAATTAAGGCTAATCGACAGCGTTGTTGCTGAATCGGCTTAGGATTCCAGTTTCGTCTGGCAAAGGCTGGCAACAGACTTTCCTCATAAATTCGGATTAATCCTCGTAACTCTAGGGCTTTCCGTTTTGGGCGCACAGCTTTGGTGTCTGTCCAAACCCGATAAGAGCCTAAAATTTGATCGCTATAAATATTGCCATAACCTACATCTGCCATGCGAACAATCAAGTCGTAATCTTCTACAAATTCAGGACGATCTTGATATACGTTTAATTCATGCAAGGCTGCAGCCCGAAAAAGACAAAGGTTTGCTGCCATCCGAAATCCTGAAACAGCTGCTTTGAGTTCTTTTTCACCATTCCAAAATTCTTCATTTCTCGCTAATCGACGAATTCCGTGTTTTTTTCCATATTCATCAATTTGCTCAACTGCTGCATGGGCATAGCCAGCATCAGCATATTTCTCCATTAGCGGGACTAAGATTTCTAGATAATTCGGCTTTAAGATGTCATCGGAGTCAAGACGAACAATATATGGAGTGTTGGGTTGGCTGAGTAACCACGTATTATTGGCTGCAATTCCTAAATTTTTCGGTTGACGATAGTAACGGATTTGTGGAAATTTTTGACGAAGTTGACTCATCACTGTTGGGGTTTCATCGGTACTGGCATCATCAGAAACCCAGACTTCAACATGGGGATAGGTCTGTTGGCAAGCACTAATAACCGATTCTGGTAAATACTTGGCTTGGTTATAAGTAGGGATACAAATAGCAACTGATGTGGGATGTGGCATCGGGAATAAAGTTTGATTAATTAACTAAGAGTTTATTAGGATTCCATTCAGAAAAGGTGGGTTAATCGAATTAAGCTATAGGTTTGGATGTTTTTCGAGATAAGTTTCTAAGATCAGGGGTTGTTGCAAGCTCTCTCGCCAAGTCAACCATCCTTGATAACGCCCTTTAATAGAGGCAAGGCATTTTTGTGTTGCTAAAGAACGTTGTCGAGGGAGTAATCTTAGCCATTGCAGGAATCCAGGGGCTTGCGTTGTCCCAATTAATCCTGCCCAAATTAGAAAAATAGTTCGCCTGAGAGGGGGAAGAAATTCCAATAAACTCAAGGTTCTCACGGGGTGACAATCGTGTTGTAATCGCCTCAAGCGCTGACGTAGATAGCCTTTTATAATAAACAGATCAGGCTGCGCGATCACGCTAACTGTGCGATCGCAGAAACCAAAATGAACTTAAAAAATGCTACCAAAATTATATCGCAATCACCTTGCTAATCGACTCACTCGTGCCCAATTATTAAGCCTAGAAATCTGGGTATGGCTGTTACAAGTTCATAAAAATGTGAAAATCGAAAAACTAGCTGCGTACTATCCTTTACCGATTAAGTATGAAAGTCGTCGCCGTCGTCTTCAAAGATTTCTAGTGCTTCCTTCCCTGTCCATGGCCCTAATTTGGTTTCCAATCATTAAAGAAATTATTAAACTCATTCACCCAAGTAATCAACCTCTTTACTTAGCTTTAGACAGAACGCAGTGGCAAGATAAAAACTTGTTTGTTGTCGCCTTCATTCATCAGAAACGAGCTCTTCCCATTTATTGGCAATTTTTATCAAAGAAAGGAGCCAGTAATTTAAAAGAACAAAAAGCTTTACTCAAACCGATTTTGAAACTTCTGAGAGGTTATCGATTAATCATTTTAGGAGACCGTGAATTTCATAGCATCGAGCTGGCTAAATGGTTACGGAGAGAGAAAGTGGGCTTTGTTCTGCGTCAGAAAAAAGACCGAAACATTCAAGTCAAAGGAAAAGATTGTCAATCTCTTAGTTGCTTCGACTTTCAACCAGGAGACTCTCATTTCTTTCCTAATATAAAAGTGGGTAAAAACGGATTCGGTCAATTTTCTGTTGCCGTTAAATGGAAAAAGAAATACCGAGGAAGTGTCGAAAAAGAGCCTTGGTATCTTCTGACTAATCTTCCCGATCTCGACTCGGCAATCAAAGCTTATCAAAAGCGTATGGGAATCGAAGCCATGTTTAAGGATTGTAAGATCGGAGGTTATAATTTAGAAGGCTCTAAGGCTTCAGTAAAAAGACTAAGTAATTTGGTTTTGTTGTGCGCGATCGCGTACACGGTCTCCAGTTTAAAGGGGCAATCCATTCGGTTCAAAGGTCAACAAGAATATCTTGGTCGTCTGAGAACAGTGAAGCAAAAAATGACGAAAAATAGTAATTTCTTAATCGGCTTATATGGTCAAACTTGGATCATCACTCAGATTTTTGTCAAAGATTGGGTAGAAGAATTGATGAGTCTTAATCGCAATAAGTTTCCCTTTTATCAGAAAGGGTTAAGAGCTATGGAACTTATACAGCAAGGGGCTTAAGCCAGTCGTCACCCCTTGAGCTCAAGGTTTCATTATGAACTTGATTGATGTAAGCGGTTTGGTTGAAGTCACTGCGTTGATCTTCATCAAAACGTTGGGCAGGATAGTGGTTAACGGCGACAGTGGGATCGTAAATAATTTTTGCTCCCTTCCGTTTTAGGGCAAGACAAAATGCAAGTTCAAAGTGGACTTGTGCGCCACTCCCTCGCATTCGGGGGTCAAACCTTAATTGCGCGATCGCGCGACGACGAAAACTCATATTTACGCCTTTAATCACATCGACATTCTTTAACCAGCCTGTTCCGAGATGATGGTTGCCAATGACTCGTCCAAACCATTGCACTTGCCCGACTTTCTCAGTTAATTTGCCTGGATGTAATTGCTTGTCTAGATAAACCCAATCCCGCCCTCCTAAACCGACAAGATTTTCATCTACCACAAAATGACATTCAATTAGTTCTAGCCAATCAGGATGAGGGGCTGCATCGTCATCGGTAAAGCTAATAATATCTCCTGAAGCAGCTTCAAGCCCAACATTCATAGCGGCAATAACCCCTGGCGTGGTTACCGATAAGACTTTTAAGGGTAAAAATTCTGAATTATAGATTTGCAGAAAGGTTTGAGTGAGTTCATCCGTGTCTCGGACAATAATTAGAAGTTCATCCACCGGACGAGTTTGAGCTTTAATCGCTTCTAAGCATCGTGCTAAGTCTTGTGGGCGACGATAAGTTGGAATAATCAGGGTAATTTTCATTGTCTTTTCAAATTAATCTCAATAATGATGTACTAGGCTTTCCAGCTATTGGGTAGAAGTCATAACAAATGATGAGTTTTAGCAGTATGAAATGATGCTTCTACCCATCTGCGATCTCTACTTAAGAGTTAATTCGCTTGTTTTTTAGTCTTCAAGTGTCTTTTTTTGCCCTCCCCCATAACTATAGGAATCACTATATTTTTCTTAATCGGAAACCATAACGGATAAATATTAGGATGAGTGAGATAACCTTTTATTAATCCGTGCGCTAAATAGTTAACATGGGAAAGTGAAGTACGGCAGTTTTCTATATGCAATTAAAAGACGCTCGGAGTTTACCCCCTCAAGCTCAACAAGCAATCCGTAAAAGGGCGGTCATGGCAGTGATTGAGAACAAACGTTCTCAAGGAGAAGTGGCCCAAGAGTTTGGAGTTACTCGTACAGCAGTTAATCAGTGGGTGCAACGTTACCGTCGTGGGGGTGAGACAGCTCTCAAAGCTTGTAAACAAGGTCGTCGTGAGCATCCTACCTTGGCGCGATCGCAGGTAACGACAATTACTCGTCTCATTCGGGATTACAGCCCAGAACAACTACAACTGCCATTTACTCTCTGGACTCGACAAGCCGTATCTCAGCTCATTGAACAATGTTGGGGAATTACTCTTTCTCAAACGACGATTGGTCGTTATCTGCGTCGTTGGGGACTGTCTCCACAAAAGCCTGCCAAATGCGCTCGTGAGCAATGTCCTCACCAGCTTCAGCATTGGTTAACTCATGAATATCCAGCGATTCACAAGCGAGCACAGCAGGAAGGAGCTGAGATTCATTGGGGTGATGAAATGGGATTGCGTTCGGACCATCAAGCAGGGACTTGTTGGTCTGAGGTAGGGAAAACGCCAATTGTAGAAGGAACTGGGCAACGTTTCAGTTGCAACTTAATTTCCGCCCTGACCAATCGAGGAACCCTACGCTTTCAAGTATTTCAAGGGGGATTTAATAGCGATGTCTTTTTGGAATTTTTACGCCGATTAATTCGCTCCAGGGAAAACAAAGTTTTTTTGATTGTAGATCGCCACCCAGTACATCGCTCCCGTAAAGTTCAACAATGGGTAGCTCAACATCAGGATGAATTGGAACTGTTTTATCTTCCCCCCTACAGCCCAGAACGAAATCCCGATGAATTTCTCAATCAGGACATTAAAAGCAATGCTATGAGACGACAAAGACCCCGTAATCGTAATGAACTCATGAAAAGGGTTCGCTCTTATTTATACAGTCTTCAGAAATGTCCCGAACGTATTAGTCGTTATTTTTGGGCTCAGCCAGTTCAATATGCTGGCCTTTAGGTGTTAACTATTTCCTGCACGGATTAATAACTGAAAGAGCAAGAAAAAGAAAAATTTGATTAAAGGATTAGAAATTGCCATTGATCCTTCTATCCAATAAATATCTGAACTATTTTTTCTAGATTGATTAAAAGAGTTCATGGAACTAATATAGTTAGGGAAATCTTTTATTTTTAGGGGGCGGGCGATTTTTTGAGAATTTTCTATTTCTAAGGCAATAATTGCTTTAATTTCTGGAATATTAGGCTGGGACAAAAAAGTAATAGTATTGACAACTGCACATCTTTTTATCTCCTCAATTTCTTTGTTTAATAGATGTGTTTCTCCTAACTCCTTTGCATAAGCAATAACGATATTATGTAAAGATTCAACTAAATTTTCTTCCTTTCCTTTGTAATCACTCATTACAGTAGGATAATTAGCCATCATCAACAATTTTTCAATTAAATGCCAATTGCGAAAAATAATTTCAGTTTTAGAAGGCTCAGGCTTAATAACAACATCTTGTTCTAAGAAAGCTTTATACTCTCCTGCTTCTAAAGTCGTTATATAATTTCGTAGAATCCCAAAATAATAACCTGTTACATTTTGGTTTAAGATAGTTTTAAGTGACTTTTGCAAGTTAAGAGTCCAACCTAAGTCAACTAACGCCCACTCAGATGAAGAAAGAAGCCCCTCTTGGGTAAAATAGTCAAGGATAATATCACGCGCAGCTTTAGCTTTCTCTAAGATAATAGACTTTACGTTTGGATGCTGAAGAACTTGCCAAAGTGTTTCTAAGTTTTCTGATGAAATTGGTTGTTTCCAAAAGCTAGTAGTCAAATTATGTTGACTTAAAACCGATTCAATTTCTAATGGATCTATATTTAGTTTGTTAAAAACATCAGTTAAAGGATTAGATTCTCCTTGAATAAATACCCAGTCAAGAGTTTCTTGACTTACTTCTGTTATCGAAGCTAGAAATAAGGTCTGACGTGAAGTGTCGAGATAGCAACACTCTGGCACTGGTCGAGACTTAGCAAGTATATGAGCTATCTTGAGAAAAAGTTGTCCCTCAGAAGCAACAAAATATAATCGTTGAATCCCTCTTTTGTAAGCATCTTCTAATACCCAGGCCACATAGCTAGTTAATAAGGGAGAAATTACATTAGTTGCTAAACTTGCTAAATGTTGAGAAAGTGTAACCTCATCAGTATATTCTAGCCTGACTGATCTGCTAATTCCTGCAATTTGTGAATGGACGAGGGGCGGTTTTAAGGATTTAGTTATGATACTTGTTTCATAACGGTTTAATTGAATATCTTTGCAATAAGTAGCTTTAATTCCTAATTGCCGAGGCATCATAACATCACTGTAAATATTGTCACCATAATGATGAAGCTGATTAGGTTTTATCCCCTCTTTTTTTTAGTACATATTTAAATAAACTACCAGTTCCTTTTACTAAGCCAATATCACTGGATATATAAAGAGAATCTGCTAATTCTGCTATTTCAAATTTTAAAAGAATGTCTCTAATTACACTATAAGGCAAATACATATCGGAAATAAAAATTATTTTTTCTCCTTGCTGGCGCAGACGTTTAATTAAAGTTTGTGTTGCTTTGATCGGGCGTAAGTGTTTGACTTCTAGTAAAATTTCTTTTTCAGCAGAAGAGAGTTGTTTTAATGTATTATCCTTTTCATAGATTTGGTGAATTGAAATATCTTCTCGTTTAGACTCTGACCTCGTGCGATGTTCTGCATTAATTCTGGCTTTAACTAGATTGGAGGATTGTTCTAAACCAGAATCTTGACTTAACAAATAGAACAAATCAATTGGATGAGCAAAGGTTCGAGTAATACAAGTATCAAAAATATCAAAAGAGTAAATCATGCTTTCTTATTCCTTTACATTTTAATCAATTACTTAAAAGGGTTTCCAGATCTTCAAAAGTTGAATTAAACGAGCAATAGGAAGAGGAAATTCTAATGTTGTTTGCCCTGAATTCCAATGAGCTTGTCTAACTCTATTTATTTTTGTTTTAAGTGAGCTTTTAGGAGCATTTACCTGAAAATTTAGAAACGAACCATTTTCAGTACAATCCATTATAGAAACTTCATTTTTTTTAGGAAATTTTATTAAACGGAATAATTTTTTATAGGCTTTATCAGCTTGACGCTCTATTTGATCTAAATTACATTGGCTTTGTTCTTTAAAGTATTCTACAATTCCTGAAAAGAATAGATCATTTGATTTGGAAGTGGGAGCAATTACGGATTCTAAAGCGATACCAGCATTAGGCATTATAACTCCATCATTATCTTGATATCCCTCAGTGCTAGGGAACTCGATCTCTAAAATATTTTCTATTAATAGATGATAAGCAAAAATGCATGAACGTGGATATTTATTATGTTTTAATTCATCTGTGCTAATCCCTGAAATATTTAAGTTAGGAATATCTGGTTTATGTCTAGAGGATATTGCAAAGTATAATCCTACCCATTCATATTGTGAAAAACTTCTCATTAACATTCCTTGGGTATTTCCGAACCATCCAGTATCGACTAAAATAATTTTTTCTTTTCCCTCTAAAAGATTTCCTAAATACTTTTTAAAGTTCATATGCTGTTTCAAAAAATAATTATTTTCTAAATTATTTTCTCTATATATTTTTTTAATATATTCTGGATTTCTTAAAATACTATAATCAAAAACATAATCAAAATCAGTATATAAGCAAGATTTAGTACAAGCTAATCTAGAAATATAAAGATCCTTTTCAGTTAGGTTACATTTAAGATTATTTAATTTGCGGTATAATTGATACAAGTATCTTAACCGTAAGCCTCCACGAGCCATATACAATATAATATAACTATCATTATAATTATTAGTTATTTCTTTATGAAGAAGGTGACAGAATTCATAAAAAATTGGACCTAGTATGTTTTTTGAAAATAAAAATCTTTCTTGGATTATTTTACTTTCTAATTTATTTAATGTTTTCATATTTAATTTGAGCATAATTTATAAAAAATATAATTCAATTACTTAAAAGTGTTCCCAGATTTTCAAAAGTTGAATTAAACGAGCAATAGGAAGAGGAAATTCTAATGTTGTTTGTCCTGATCTCCAAGGTGATGTTTTTACTAAAGACCTTTTAGCTTGGAAAGATTTTAACTCTTTGCTCTTTTTAAGAACCTCAGGTGAGTCACTGGTACTACAATCCATCATAGACAACTCACTTTTTCTAGGAAATTTTATTAAACGAAATAAATGCTTATAGGCTTCGTTAGCTTTATTATGTATTTTATTTGAATCAAATTGCTTTTGTTCCTTAAAGTATTCTATAATTCCTAAAAAATATGGATTCTTATCATTTAAGTTAGGAGCAATTGTAGATTCTGAAGCTATACCATTAATAGGCATTACTTTTCCCTCGTTATATTGATACTCTTCAGTGCTAGGAAAATCGATCTTTAAAACAGCCTCAATTAATAGAGAATGAGAAAAAATACATGAACGTGGATATTTATTATGTCTAATTTCATCTGAGCTAACTCCTAGAATATGCTTTAAGTGAGCATTATTAGAATTATTTTTTGGTCTAGATTTTGCATAAAAATATAATCCTATCCATTCATATTGCGAGAAGCTTCTCATTAGCATACCTTGAGTGGTTCCGCTCCCTCCACTATCGACTAAAATAATTTTTTGTTTTCCTTCTAAAAGGTCATCTAAATATTTTTTGAGCCTTATATTATGTTCCAAAAAATAGCTTTTTAACCAGTAACTTTCCTGATATCTATTTTTTAATTTTTCAATATAAAGTTCCCCTTGCTTACAGCCATCTCGAAAATTTTGACTTAAATCTTGCGCTTTTATTATCGATTCAAAAATTTCAGTAAAACTACTGGAATGTTCTGTTGTCATAATAAAATCAAAAACATAATCAAAATCAGTATATAAGCAGGATTTAGCACAACAGAATCTAGAAATATAAAAATCCTTTTCAACAAGTTTGCATTTTAAGTTATTTGATTGGCGGTATAATTGATATAAATACCTTAATCTAAGTCCATCGCGAGCCATATATAATATGATATCAGTATCATGATTGTAATTATTGTTTACTTCTTCATGCAGAAGATGACAAAATTCATAAAAAATCGGCCCTAGTATATTTTTTGAAAATGAAATTCTTTCCTGCATTATTCTACTGTCTAATTCATATAATGTTTTCATTTTTAAGTTGAGTATAATTAATATTTATTGGGTTGTTTTTTAAAACTAATTTTAACTATTAAAAAAGTAAATTATGCTTTATTATCCTTTGAAATTCTATTAATTTTTACTTAAAAGACTTCCCAGATCTTCAAAAGGTGAATAAAATGAGCAATAGGAAGAGGAAATTCTAATGTTGTTTGTCCTGACTTCCAATGAGCTTGTCTAATTCTATTTATTTTTGTTTGAAGTGAGCCTTCAAGATCATCTGCCTGAAGGATTAGAGGCGAATCATTACTAGTACAATCCATCATAGAAACTTCTTTTCTTTTAGGAAATTTTATTAAACGGAATAATTTTTTGTAGGCTTTATCTGCTTGACACTCTATTTGATCTAAATTACATTGGCTTTGTTCTTTAAAGTATTCTACAATTCCTGAAAAAAATAGGTCATTTGATTTGGAAGTGGGAGCAATTACGGATTCTGAAGCTATACCAGTATTAGGCATTATAATTCCATCATCATCTTGATATCCCTCAGCGCTAGGGAAATCGATGTTTAAAATATCTTCTATTAACAGAAAATAAGAAGAAATACATGAACGTGGATATTTATTATGTTTTAGGTCATCTGTGCTAATACCTAAAATATTTAAATCAGGAATATCTGGTTTATGTCTAGAGATTTTTCCAAAGTATAATCCTATCCATTGATATTGTGAGAAACTTCTCATTAACATTATTTGAATATTTCCTGACCATCCAGTATCAACTAAAATAATTTTTTCTTTTTTCTCTACAAGATTATCCAAGTATTTTTTAAGTTTAATATAGTGTTCTAAATAGTAATTTTTTACCAATTTAGTTTCTCTATATATTGTCTTGATATATTCTGGATTTGTTTTGATAGCATAATCGAAAACATAATCAAAATCACTATAGAAGCAAGATTTAGTACAAGCTAATCTAGAAATATAAAAATCCTTTTCAACAAGGCTGCATTTTAAGTTATTTAATTGGCGGTATAATTGATATAAATATCTTAATCTAAGTCCATCGCGAGCCATATATAATATGATATCAGTATCATGATTGTAATTATTGTGTATTTCTTTATGAAGAAGATGACAAAATTCATAAAATATCGGACCTAGGATATTTTTTGCAAAAGATGTCTTTTCCTGAGTTATTTTACTGTCTAATTGATTTAATGTTTTCATATTATTAAACTTGAGCATAATAACTATTTATTGGGTTGTCTTTTCAAATAAATCTAAATAATGCTGTGCCATAGTCTTCCAGCTATATTGTTCGGCTATGGTTCTAGCAGCTTTTCCCATTCGAGTCCTAAGATTAAGATTGTTACTTAGGGTAGTGAGGGCTTCGGTTAAAGCCGAAATGTTTTCCGAGTCTGATAAAACTAAACCGCAATCAGAGGTAACTAAATCAGCTGCCCCCACAGATTTGATTGTGATCACCGGTAAGCCACTTGCCATAGCCTCTAACACAACGAGTCCAAAGGGTTCATAGCGAGAAGGGAAGACAAAAAAGTTAGTAGCGCGCATAATTTGAGCAATATCTTGGCGATATCCAAGAAAATGCACTCGTTTTTCTAATCCCAATTCTGTTGCTAATTTAGGATAAGGACTGTCTTGGGTGTCGCCTACCACAGCCAGATGTAATTCCTCAGTAGGGATAAGGGCATGTAGGACCATTTCAAGATTTTTGCGAGAGGTGCGAATATCACCTACAAATAAAGCCAAAGGAACCTTTTCTGGAAGTTGCCAAACATGACGTGGTTCTGTTCCAGGTGAAAATTCATCAAGATCAACGCCGTTGGGAATGACTTTAATTTTTTCAGGGGGAAGCACGCTCAATTCTTCTTTTACTTTGTGTGATACAGCAATCACTGACTTGGCTCGGTGAAAGGCTTGTTTTTCCCAAAAAGCATTTAATTTTGTATATAACCATTGGTATAAACCGTAAAAGTTACGATGCTGTTTAGCAGTGTGATAGGGAGATCGCGCCCAAGCACTATGGACAAAGTGAACAGCATTCACATCGCCAGGAAACTGAGTAATTGCCCCATTCACCTTAATTAGATCAAATTTTTGATGATGTTGACGCAACCAACGGGTACTTTGCCAAGAAAAAATGAAATTGCGAAGCAATTCAGTTGGGAAATTGCTAACAGAAATTTTGACCCAATTAACTTCACTGTGCTGACTTAGAAAAGAATCAACAACACTAGCTAAAATAGTGACCTGATAACCACGGGCAATTGCTTCTTGGACAATTTCATAATTTACTCTTCCTTGGCCATCTCCTTTAATTACTTTATGAGTAACAATGCAGATATGGTTAGAACTATATTTTTTCATCAACTAAAATAGAGAGATTTGAAGTTTTATTTACATAATAATATTTTTTATATTAATTTATGAATATTAGATTTTTTTATAATTGGAATCCAAGAGAGAAATGAGCTTTTTCGCAAAAGATAAATTGTCATATGATTAATATATAAAAACAAGAAAAAAAACAATTTTAAGTAGTTAGGGGTTATATATTTATAACGTTTAATACCTACGTAAAGCCGAGCAGCTTCTGAATAAATCTGGCATTGAGTTAAATAATTAATATTTACTTTATAATCGAGCATTCCATTATTTTTTCTATTAAAAACTTTAAGATTTTGATCATGAATAATTTTATAGCCTTTCTTTAAGGCCCGAAGACAAAGTTCAGCATCTTCATAGCCAAAGAAAATATTTTCATCCCACTGTTCTTGATAAAAAAAGATTCTGGGAAAGACTGTTGCATGGATTACAACGGTTTCAGGGATTTCGCTAGACGTAAAATAGCCACGAAAAGTTAGTTTCCCAGGTTTTAGTTCATACCCATCTGGATATTGACTAATTCCTGAAATAATAACTCGATTTTTATCTTCTGAAGGCATTTGCTGATATTGCTCTAAAGCAGAAGCTATAAAATTAGGTTGTACACAAACATCATCGTCAATAAAGCATACTAAGTCAGTATTAGGTATAGCATTCACAGCATTATTACGATTAGGACAGACACCCCTTTGGGGACCAGTAAGATAAATAGTTCCAGGATATTTTTCAGTAATGCAACGATTTTGCTGTTGAACTTCCTGATTAGGTGAGTCATCAGAAACAATAACATGAGCAGGCTTAACCGTAGAATTCCAAAGGGCATTTAAACAAAGGTCTAGCTCCTTTGTCCGATTTCTAGTTGTAATGCAAGCAGATAGTTTCATCTCTTTTTAAAGATAGTTGCTGTTAACTTAATTAAATTAAATTGACTTTGTTTCCAAAAATTCGGAATAACTAAAAAACTAAGATTTTTGAGCCAAAATCGAATGAGATATTTTTTTTTTTTGCTTTGCTATAAAAGTGCCAATCTAAAATTAGTTTTGAAACTTCTATTCCTTCTGCGAAATCCCATTTTTTTTGTAGATAGTATTGAGTTCGCCGATAAGGTAAATTCCGTAATAAGCTCACTTTTTCAGGATATTGAATATATTTGAGAAAATTATTTAGATATTGATTTGTCATTTCAATTCCAGATTGTGATCGCTGCTGTTTTTCAACTGTCAAATTACTACTAGCATGATTATTAGAATCATGAATCCGATAATTTGCTAATGGATCATTTAATCCCACCACTTCCCCTAAAAAGGCAGTACAAAAAACCAGACAGCCGTCAGCACACAAACGCCACTTAACAGGATCAATTGGAAAAACTTTATTAAGGGCACTACGACGATAAGCTAACCCAGAAGTAGGAGGATAGTGCCAAGCATTCCCTGTTTTAAGAATAATTTTGGCTAAGTTATCATCTGGAATCCATCCATATTTACCGTGATTAATAATCTTGTCATCACTATCAATGACATTGAGAGGGTGCATTATACCAATAATGTCGGATTGACTCCTAAAAATATCGACAATCTTTTTTAATTTATTGGGTAGCCAAATATCATCGGCATCCAAAAAAGCGATAATTTCGCCACTTGATGCTTCAAAAGCGGTATTAAAAGCAGCCCCTTGTCCCTGATTTTCTTGAAAAATTGAGGTGATTTTATCAGGGGCTTTCTGGTGTAGTTGTTCAATTACTTGATAGCTATTATCAGTAGAACCATCATCAACAATGATAATTTCATAATTGCGATAAGTTTGATTAAGAACAGAATTAATTGTCGATTCAAGGTATTGAGCATAGTTGTAGTTAGAGACTAGAACAGAAACTTTCATGCTAAGAAAATCCTCTACTATTTTTGAGCTTTATTGACTAAGGGCGAAGAACTTTCAACCTCAAAGAAAGAATGATTTGCTATATCAAACTTAATTTGGTTAACCAAGGTCTCTAATCTCTCATCAATTGAAGAAATTACTTTATCACTACTTAGATAGGGTTGAGAATACGCAGCATATAATAAAGCTTTAGCGACTTTTTCTTTACTAATTAACCAGTTAGAAATCTTTGTTCTAGCACCAAAAATAATTTTTTTAGGTAGAGATCTCTGAGTTTTCATAATTGCTGAAGCTGGCCACAATGATGGTAAATCAATCGGTTGATAATTGAATCCAATTGAGCTACAGTGATCTACCCATTTAAAATCAAGAATGCATTCTAATGTTTTAACTGGAATCCAAGGAGTACGTAAAGCAT
This window of the Euhalothece natronophila Z-M001 genome carries:
- a CDS encoding IS4 family transposase, with amino-acid sequence MLPKLYRNHLANRLTRAQLLSLEIWVWLLQVHKNVKIEKLAAYYPLPIKYESRRRRLQRFLVLPSLSMALIWFPIIKEIIKLIHPSNQPLYLALDRTQWQDKNLFVVAFIHQKRALPIYWQFLSKKGASNLKEQKALLKPILKLLRGYRLIILGDREFHSIELAKWLRREKVGFVLRQKKDRNIQVKGKDCQSLSCFDFQPGDSHFFPNIKVGKNGFGQFSVAVKWKKKYRGSVEKEPWYLLTNLPDLDSAIKAYQKRMGIEAMFKDCKIGGYNLEGSKASVKRLSNLVLLCAIAYTVSSLKGQSIRFKGQQEYLGRLRTVKQKMTKNSNFLIGLYGQTWIITQIFVKDWVEELMSLNRNKFPFYQKGLRAMELIQQGA
- a CDS encoding glycosyltransferase family 2 protein, with the protein product MKLSACITTRNRTKELDLCLNALWNSTVKPAHVIVSDDSPNQEVQQQNRCITEKYPGTIYLTGPQRGVCPNRNNAVNAIPNTDLVCFIDDDVCVQPNFIASALEQYQQMPSEDKNRVIISGISQYPDGYELKPGKLTFRGYFTSSEIPETVVIHATVFPRIFFYQEQWDENIFFGYEDAELCLRALKKGYKIIHDQNLKVFNRKNNGMLDYKVNINYLTQCQIYSEAARLYVGIKRYKYITPNYLKLFFFLFLYINHMTIYLLRKSSFLSWIPIIKKSNIHKLI
- a CDS encoding glycosyltransferase family 2 protein — encoded protein: MPHPTSVAICIPTYNQAKYLPESVISACQQTYPHVEVWVSDDASTDETPTVMSQLRQKFPQIRYYRQPKNLGIAANNTWLLSQPNTPYIVRLDSDDILKPNYLEILVPLMEKYADAGYAHAAVEQIDEYGKKHGIRRLARNEEFWNGEKELKAAVSGFRMAANLCLFRAAALHELNVYQDRPEFVEDYDLIVRMADVGYGNIYSDQILGSYRVWTDTKAVRPKRKALELRGLIRIYEESLLPAFARRNWNPKPIQQQRCRLALIHAPYCFRPLFTSAERKELVDLLKALGDSPALRLRLVALHCGFRPFLEWRYSAEIKLKRTIKDCLISLKTLRTNPLN
- a CDS encoding IS630 family transposase, translating into MQLKDARSLPPQAQQAIRKRAVMAVIENKRSQGEVAQEFGVTRTAVNQWVQRYRRGGETALKACKQGRREHPTLARSQVTTITRLIRDYSPEQLQLPFTLWTRQAVSQLIEQCWGITLSQTTIGRYLRRWGLSPQKPAKCAREQCPHQLQHWLTHEYPAIHKRAQQEGAEIHWGDEMGLRSDHQAGTCWSEVGKTPIVEGTGQRFSCNLISALTNRGTLRFQVFQGGFNSDVFLEFLRRLIRSRENKVFLIVDRHPVHRSRKVQQWVAQHQDELELFYLPPYSPERNPDEFLNQDIKSNAMRRQRPRNRNELMKRVRSYLYSLQKCPERISRYFWAQPVQYAGL
- a CDS encoding glycosyltransferase family 4 protein, which gives rise to MKKYSSNHICIVTHKVIKGDGQGRVNYEIVQEAIARGYQVTILASVVDSFLSQHSEVNWVKISVSNFPTELLRNFIFSWQSTRWLRQHHQKFDLIKVNGAITQFPGDVNAVHFVHSAWARSPYHTAKQHRNFYGLYQWLYTKLNAFWEKQAFHRAKSVIAVSHKVKEELSVLPPEKIKVIPNGVDLDEFSPGTEPRHVWQLPEKVPLALFVGDIRTSRKNLEMVLHALIPTEELHLAVVGDTQDSPYPKLATELGLEKRVHFLGYRQDIAQIMRATNFFVFPSRYEPFGLVVLEAMASGLPVITIKSVGAADLVTSDCGLVLSDSENISALTEALTTLSNNLNLRTRMGKAARTIAEQYSWKTMAQHYLDLFEKTTQ
- a CDS encoding glycosyltransferase family 2 protein codes for the protein MKITLIIPTYRRPQDLARCLEAIKAQTRPVDELLIIVRDTDELTQTFLQIYNSEFLPLKVLSVTTPGVIAAMNVGLEAASGDIISFTDDDAAPHPDWLELIECHFVVDENLVGLGGRDWVYLDKQLHPGKLTEKVGQVQWFGRVIGNHHLGTGWLKNVDVIKGVNMSFRRRAIAQLRFDPRMRGSGAQVHFELAFCLALKRKGAKIIYDPTVAVNHYPAQRFDEDQRSDFNQTAYINQVHNETLSSRGDDWLKPLAV